A genomic segment from Leptolyngbya boryana PCC 6306 encodes:
- a CDS encoding cobalt-precorrin-6A reductase, which yields MKKRLLILGGTTEAKELAARAIEIANIEVISSLAGRTQTAIPLSGTVRVGGFGGEVGLAHYLQEQSIDLLIDATHPFAAQISWNAAAAADRAAIPRLMLSRPAWKPESNWIEVESNEAAAKLLPDLAQRVFLTIGRQELAAFAHLQQLWFLMRMIDPPTGLIPPGEVLLARGPFTLEQERSWMQHYHIAAIVSKNSGGDATAAKLVAARELDLPIVMVKRPAMPTGERVTDVKDALLWIARFV from the coding sequence GTGAAAAAGCGGTTACTCATTCTGGGTGGGACAACTGAAGCAAAGGAATTGGCAGCACGAGCCATAGAGATTGCCAACATAGAAGTCATTTCTTCATTAGCAGGACGGACTCAGACGGCAATCCCTCTATCTGGAACGGTCAGAGTCGGTGGATTTGGGGGAGAGGTGGGATTAGCGCACTATCTTCAAGAGCAATCGATCGATTTATTAATCGATGCGACTCATCCATTTGCAGCACAGATTTCTTGGAATGCGGCAGCAGCAGCCGATCGCGCTGCGATTCCTCGATTGATGCTGAGTCGTCCTGCATGGAAGCCCGAATCGAATTGGATTGAAGTCGAAAGTAACGAAGCAGCCGCAAAACTTTTACCCGATCTCGCACAGCGGGTCTTTTTAACGATCGGGCGACAAGAACTTGCAGCGTTTGCCCATTTGCAACAACTGTGGTTTTTAATGCGAATGATTGATCCGCCGACGGGTCTAATTCCGCCCGGAGAAGTGTTACTTGCTCGGGGGCCTTTTACGTTAGAACAAGAGCGATCGTGGATGCAGCATTATCATATTGCAGCGATCGTCAGTAAAAATAGTGGCGGAGATGCCACTGCTGCAAAACTCGTTGCAGCACGAGAACTGGATTTACCGATCGTCATGGTCAAACGTCCGGCAATGCCAACGGGGGAAAGAGTAACAGACGTGAAAGACGCATTATTGTGGATCGCTCGCTTCGTTTGA
- the gap gene encoding type I glyceraldehyde-3-phosphate dehydrogenase encodes MATVKIGINGFGRIGRLVFRAALEHPDLEVVGINDLVPPDNLAYLLKYDSTHGVYPGKVQAKPDGIVMNDRFIPCFAMRNPAELPWGNLEVDYVVESTGLFTDFETASAHLKAGAKRVIISAPTKDPERVKTLLMGVNHDSYNPEHDTIVSNASCTTNCLAPVAKVLNDHFGITEGLMTTVHAMTATQPTVDGPSKKDWRGGRGAAQNIIPSSTGAAKAVSLVLPELKGKLTGMAFRVPTPDVSVVDLTFKTEKPTTYKEICEVMKEAAENSLKGVLGYTDEEVVSTDFQGDRRSSIFDAGAGIELNSNFFKIVSWYDNEWGYSNRVVDLMMMMAKKDGILD; translated from the coding sequence ATGGCTACTGTGAAAATAGGGATCAATGGTTTCGGTCGCATTGGTCGCCTTGTGTTTCGCGCCGCACTTGAGCATCCCGATCTGGAAGTGGTTGGGATCAATGACTTAGTTCCGCCTGATAATTTGGCATATTTGCTGAAATACGATTCAACTCATGGGGTATATCCCGGCAAGGTGCAAGCTAAGCCGGATGGCATTGTGATGAATGACAGGTTTATTCCCTGTTTTGCAATGCGGAATCCGGCTGAGTTGCCCTGGGGCAATTTGGAGGTAGATTATGTTGTGGAATCGACTGGATTATTTACCGATTTTGAAACTGCTTCAGCTCACTTGAAAGCAGGTGCAAAACGGGTGATCATTTCTGCTCCGACCAAAGACCCTGAACGGGTCAAAACTCTGCTCATGGGAGTCAATCACGATTCGTATAATCCTGAGCACGATACGATCGTCTCGAATGCAAGCTGTACCACAAACTGTCTTGCCCCAGTTGCGAAAGTCCTCAATGATCATTTTGGGATTACTGAAGGCTTGATGACGACGGTTCACGCGATGACCGCGACTCAGCCAACGGTGGATGGCCCCAGTAAAAAAGACTGGCGCGGCGGACGCGGTGCTGCCCAAAATATCATTCCTTCTTCGACGGGTGCGGCAAAAGCGGTGAGTTTGGTGCTGCCAGAGTTGAAAGGGAAGCTGACAGGAATGGCATTCCGGGTTCCGACTCCAGATGTGTCTGTCGTGGATTTGACGTTTAAAACTGAGAAGCCAACGACCTACAAGGAAATCTGCGAAGTCATGAAAGAAGCCGCGGAAAATTCTCTGAAAGGGGTTTTGGGCTATACCGATGAAGAAGTTGTTTCCACTGATTTTCAGGGCGATCGCCGTTCTAGCATTTTTGATGCAGGTGCAGGAATTGAACTGAATTCCAATTTCTTTAAAATTGTGTCTTGGTATGACAACGAATGGGGATATTCCAATCGGGTCGTTGATTTGATGATGATGATGGCGAAAAAAGACGGCATTTTAGATTAA
- a CDS encoding cytochrome b/b6 domain-containing protein, producing MSRTKPYQPSLLRFLHGINALLVIAALISGFWVYDTFDQRFGKIPLPRINAIIDYHGTIGLTFFLFSPLFLIYSLWLGRKKLIQNNTIANLTQVGKPIWWATLQRCTNTLMIVAIVFAAGTGKLMDETWLPQGQLFHVAYSFHLIAWATMLICLALHLLMSAKVGGVPLLLSILSFRVRPDDHPKLWIKQLRDRN from the coding sequence ATGTCTCGTACAAAGCCTTATCAACCTTCACTGCTGAGATTTTTACACGGGATCAATGCGCTATTAGTGATTGCTGCGTTGATCAGTGGATTCTGGGTTTATGACACATTTGATCAAAGATTTGGCAAGATTCCGTTACCGAGAATTAACGCGATTATTGATTATCACGGTACGATCGGGTTGACTTTTTTTCTGTTTTCACCTTTGTTCTTAATTTATAGTCTTTGGCTAGGCAGAAAGAAGCTGATTCAAAACAATACGATCGCGAATCTCACCCAAGTTGGCAAACCGATTTGGTGGGCAACGCTGCAACGCTGCACCAACACCTTGATGATTGTGGCGATCGTCTTTGCCGCTGGAACTGGCAAACTCATGGATGAAACTTGGTTGCCCCAAGGTCAGTTGTTCCATGTTGCTTACAGTTTTCATTTGATAGCCTGGGCAACGATGCTGATTTGTCTCGCTCTACACCTATTGATGAGTGCAAAAGTGGGTGGAGTTCCGCTTTTACTCTCCATCCTCAGTTTTCGAGTGCGTCCTGATGATCACCCGAAATTGTGGATTAAACAACTTCGCGATCGAAATTAA
- a CDS encoding amidohydrolase — protein MSFTIQNVLIPDDQGYKTVDVQIQADRITAIAPNLPVIGTVIDGSHQLLLPGFVNAHTHSSEMWQRGIIPPSPLELWIAELYEFTPLDPEQAYLSAVGTAVETLMTGGTSVVDHLVLIPGQELETIAAAERGYRDVGIRAFIAPLIQDEELSAGIPTGGDEVKHSSYQATTEAMLDLLQTAVEKFHRPDEGVEIMVAPTGIQLCSDALFAGCIELSDRYNLNRHAHLLETKAQKLLAQEKYGCSAVQHLQEIGFLSPKTSLAHCVWLDDRDIEIMAETRSTVVHNPLSNLRLGSGIAPILKYRQAGVNVSFGCDGSASNDSQDLLEAIKMGSILHNVTDFDYLHWITPRQAVEMASRGGAIGLNRADQFGSLEVGKKADLVLYNLKSLSLLPRTDPIGLLILGRPVSVISHAWVNGKQVISDHEICNVSVNDLAGKLFEQSEWNPKRKSAAVAQTEARYRSVMGLPEIAIEQSST, from the coding sequence ATGAGCTTTACAATTCAGAATGTTTTGATTCCAGACGATCAGGGTTACAAAACCGTGGACGTACAGATTCAAGCGGATCGTATTACTGCGATCGCGCCGAATTTACCTGTAATCGGAACTGTGATCGATGGCAGTCATCAGCTTCTATTACCTGGATTTGTCAATGCTCATACGCACTCTTCTGAGATGTGGCAACGCGGCATCATTCCTCCGAGTCCACTTGAACTCTGGATTGCAGAACTGTACGAGTTTACGCCTCTCGATCCAGAGCAAGCTTATCTCAGCGCGGTTGGAACAGCCGTTGAGACATTAATGACGGGGGGAACGAGTGTTGTTGATCATTTAGTGTTGATCCCAGGTCAGGAGCTTGAAACGATCGCGGCTGCGGAACGAGGCTATCGCGATGTTGGGATTCGAGCCTTTATTGCACCGCTGATTCAAGATGAAGAATTGAGCGCGGGCATTCCGACTGGAGGCGATGAAGTAAAACACAGCAGTTATCAAGCGACAACAGAAGCAATGCTTGATCTGCTGCAAACGGCTGTAGAAAAGTTTCATCGTCCTGACGAAGGCGTAGAAATTATGGTCGCTCCCACGGGCATTCAGCTTTGCTCAGATGCCTTGTTTGCTGGATGTATTGAACTGAGCGATCGCTATAATCTCAATCGCCATGCTCATCTTTTGGAAACCAAAGCACAAAAGCTTTTAGCACAAGAGAAGTATGGCTGTAGTGCTGTGCAACATCTGCAAGAGATTGGATTTCTCAGTCCGAAAACTTCTCTAGCTCACTGTGTTTGGCTCGACGATCGCGATATTGAAATCATGGCAGAAACGAGATCGACCGTCGTACATAATCCACTCAGTAACCTACGTTTAGGCAGCGGCATTGCGCCGATTTTGAAATACCGACAAGCCGGGGTGAATGTCTCATTCGGATGTGATGGCTCAGCTAGCAACGATTCTCAAGATTTGCTAGAAGCGATCAAAATGGGGTCAATTTTGCATAATGTGACCGATTTTGATTATCTACACTGGATCACGCCTCGACAAGCTGTAGAAATGGCATCGCGAGGAGGTGCTATCGGATTAAATCGGGCTGATCAATTTGGTTCACTAGAAGTTGGCAAAAAAGCCGATCTCGTTCTATACAATCTCAAGAGTTTATCGTTATTGCCGAGAACTGATCCAATTGGGTTACTGATTTTGGGTCGTCCCGTGAGTGTAATAAGTCATGCTTGGGTGAATGGGAAACAAGTTATCTCAGATCATGAAATTTGTAATGTTAGCGTCAATGATCTTGCAGGGAAATTGTTTGAGCAAAGTGAATGGAACCCGAAACGAAAATCGGCAGCAGTTGCCCAAACAGAGGCGCGATATCGATCGGTGATGGGATTGCCTGAAATCGCGATCGAGCAGTCTTCAACATAA
- a CDS encoding glycoside hydrolase family 15 protein, producing the protein MATSAVDLANRLDRYYEQVQAIILSRQNPISGLLPASTAINEHGNYTDAWVRDNVYSILAVWGLSLAYRKFDDDRGRTYELEHSVVKLMRGLLNAMMHQAQKVEKFKETQNPLEALHAKYDTATGSTVVGDDEWGHLQLDATSVFLLMLAQMTNSGLSIVYTIDEVNFVQNLVYYIGRTYRTPDYGIWERGNKINHGNPELNGSSVGMAKAALEAMSGLNLFGTQGGQASVIHVLPDEIARCRTTLESLLPRESSSKEVDAALLSAIGFPAFAVEDSELVDRTRNKIIDLLQGNYGCKRFLRDGHQTVIEDTTRLHYEPFELKQFEHIECEWPLFFTYLALDGIFRGDRAQAQAYLDRLDTLTVERDGFKLLPELYIVPEELIEAEKAAPRSQIRVPNDNVPLVWAQSLYLLAQMLHEGIISVGDIDPCGRYLRRGQRRKATIQIALIAEDESLQVKLEANNITTQTLKQVEPIQVRHARELAAAYTYVGQNSKLALSGRPQRRMRSLTTARVYKIKKDTIVFLPSFLEPERFYLTLDYHFLVSNIKTELAYIHRHWQSLGRPIVTLLLTKEMFELGREALLDLAQELQAGRCGDIPVQLGQLKQFILTAGTERIDSLHAFKFETASVARLSVSRYHLGFDPDKTHPLSISQEFKLEYESDVKVLLDSLRSSQNLYEQVELLGTLARLEGLEFDTGLAGAGKPVTVRDLLNESYARASKGDSSGQPYWSLLRRCAGLLDKVDVGLSDAVTDILVRQKQIAIGRAYSEDSLIVQPLPHTEVLEKIRQFCREDISDRVLTQEVIIYLSLLIKAEPNLFKGLLTLRVGYLILLITTDLARELDLTQDEAYEKLMTLSPFEIKTRLRQIVVGYADLNKALLKQESLKVKLPKQAIDWVVIVDQAEVEPTAQDWWRKRQLDGALNRVPPDFYPSVWKVLHHCKGLVVGDKLERRNRLESEFLTTEMTAGEKNFALKIEHLLNKMQAPEYRQVNVEALMELAAIAERNPDFKVEEYIVMDVLIGHAVRLAWLDKHPEHHDRYDEFKGSAWRSFYETSPYDCASFVAKAMQFLTQLG; encoded by the coding sequence ATGGCAACTTCCGCAGTTGATCTCGCAAATCGTCTTGATCGCTATTATGAGCAGGTTCAAGCGATTATTTTGAGTCGCCAAAATCCGATCTCTGGATTGCTGCCCGCGAGTACGGCGATCAACGAACACGGGAACTATACCGATGCCTGGGTACGAGACAACGTTTACAGCATTTTGGCAGTTTGGGGATTGTCACTTGCGTATCGCAAATTTGATGACGATCGTGGACGTACCTACGAGTTAGAACATAGCGTTGTCAAACTCATGCGCGGATTGCTCAATGCCATGATGCACCAAGCGCAGAAAGTGGAGAAATTCAAAGAAACTCAGAATCCTTTAGAAGCACTCCACGCCAAATACGACACCGCTACCGGATCAACTGTTGTTGGCGATGACGAATGGGGACATTTGCAGTTAGATGCGACTTCAGTGTTTCTCTTAATGTTGGCGCAAATGACAAATTCGGGATTGTCAATTGTGTACACGATCGATGAAGTCAACTTTGTCCAAAACTTGGTTTATTACATTGGTCGAACCTATCGCACTCCTGATTACGGCATTTGGGAACGGGGTAATAAGATCAATCATGGCAATCCAGAATTAAACGGCAGTTCTGTCGGGATGGCAAAAGCTGCACTCGAAGCCATGAGTGGCTTAAATCTGTTTGGGACACAAGGCGGACAAGCTTCAGTCATTCACGTGTTGCCGGATGAGATTGCCAGATGCCGCACGACATTAGAATCACTGCTACCACGGGAATCAAGTTCTAAAGAAGTAGATGCAGCGTTATTAAGCGCGATCGGGTTTCCTGCATTTGCAGTCGAAGACTCGGAATTAGTCGATCGCACTCGCAATAAAATCATTGATTTACTGCAAGGCAATTACGGCTGCAAGCGATTCCTCCGAGATGGACACCAAACCGTTATCGAAGACACGACTCGGTTACACTACGAGCCATTTGAACTGAAGCAATTCGAGCATATTGAATGCGAATGGCCGTTGTTTTTTACCTACCTTGCCTTAGATGGAATTTTTAGAGGAGATCGCGCACAAGCTCAAGCTTATCTCGATCGCCTAGATACCCTCACTGTCGAGCGAGATGGCTTCAAACTGTTACCCGAGTTGTACATTGTTCCAGAAGAGTTGATCGAAGCTGAGAAAGCCGCTCCGCGTAGCCAAATTCGCGTCCCCAATGACAATGTCCCGTTAGTTTGGGCGCAAAGCTTATATCTACTTGCTCAAATGCTGCATGAGGGCATCATTTCAGTCGGAGACATTGATCCGTGTGGACGCTATCTCCGTCGAGGACAACGCCGCAAAGCAACGATTCAAATTGCTCTAATTGCAGAGGACGAATCACTACAGGTCAAGCTTGAAGCCAATAACATTACGACTCAAACGCTCAAACAAGTTGAACCGATTCAAGTCCGACACGCCCGTGAACTTGCCGCAGCGTATACCTACGTTGGGCAAAACTCAAAATTAGCACTCTCAGGTCGTCCTCAGCGACGAATGCGAAGTCTGACCACTGCAAGGGTTTACAAGATCAAGAAAGATACGATCGTCTTTCTTCCCTCATTTCTCGAACCTGAGCGTTTCTACCTCACATTGGACTATCACTTCCTTGTCTCTAATATCAAAACCGAACTCGCTTACATTCATCGACATTGGCAAAGTTTAGGCAGACCGATTGTCACCTTACTATTGACCAAAGAGATGTTTGAACTGGGTCGAGAAGCATTACTGGATCTCGCTCAAGAACTTCAAGCTGGACGATGTGGTGATATTCCGGTGCAGTTGGGACAGCTTAAACAGTTCATTCTTACAGCAGGAACGGAGCGAATTGATTCACTCCATGCGTTCAAGTTTGAAACTGCTTCGGTTGCTAGATTGAGTGTGTCTCGCTATCATCTGGGCTTCGATCCCGATAAAACGCATCCACTCAGCATTTCACAAGAGTTCAAACTAGAGTACGAATCGGATGTCAAAGTTTTACTTGACAGCTTACGATCGTCGCAAAATCTCTACGAACAAGTTGAGCTACTCGGAACCTTAGCTCGATTAGAGGGATTAGAGTTTGACACCGGATTAGCAGGCGCAGGAAAACCAGTCACAGTGCGAGACTTGCTGAATGAGAGCTATGCAAGAGCAAGTAAGGGAGATTCGAGTGGACAGCCTTACTGGAGCTTACTGCGGCGTTGTGCAGGATTGCTGGATAAAGTCGATGTTGGGCTTTCTGATGCGGTCACTGATATTCTGGTCAGGCAGAAACAAATTGCGATCGGACGAGCGTACAGCGAAGATTCTTTGATTGTGCAACCGCTTCCACACACTGAAGTACTAGAAAAAATTCGTCAGTTCTGTCGCGAAGATATTAGCGATCGCGTTCTCACGCAAGAAGTGATCATCTATCTCAGTTTGCTGATTAAAGCAGAACCCAATCTTTTTAAAGGATTACTGACACTGCGAGTCGGCTATCTGATTTTGCTGATTACGACTGATCTGGCTCGTGAGCTAGACCTAACGCAAGACGAAGCTTATGAGAAGTTAATGACTCTCAGCCCCTTTGAGATTAAAACTCGACTGCGGCAGATCGTCGTTGGTTATGCTGACTTGAACAAAGCATTACTCAAGCAAGAATCTCTGAAAGTTAAACTGCCCAAACAAGCGATCGATTGGGTTGTCATCGTTGATCAAGCGGAGGTCGAACCGACTGCTCAAGATTGGTGGCGCAAACGTCAATTAGATGGTGCATTAAATCGCGTTCCGCCAGACTTCTATCCGAGTGTGTGGAAGGTACTCCATCACTGCAAAGGCTTAGTCGTCGGAGACAAGCTCGAACGCCGCAATCGGTTAGAAAGTGAGTTCTTGACTACAGAAATGACCGCAGGCGAAAAGAACTTTGCTTTGAAAATCGAGCATTTGCTGAACAAAATGCAAGCTCCTGAATATCGACAAGTGAATGTTGAAGCATTGATGGAACTTGCCGCGATCGCAGAACGCAACCCCGATTTCAAAGTAGAAGAATACATCGTGATGGATGTCCTCATCGGTCACGCGGTTCGCCTAGCTTGGCTCGATAAGCATCCCGAACATCACGATCGCTATGATGAGTTCAAAGGTTCAGCTTGGCGATCGTTCTATGAAACTTCACCTTATGACTGTGCGAGTTTTGTAGCAAAAGCAATGCAGTTCCTGACTCAATTGGGTTAG
- a CDS encoding tetratricopeptide repeat protein, giving the protein MTEALLIGIGQYDDANLQPLAAPDRDVAALQELLRRPDIGASRTDEVTVLNHPTLQQIRDTIETFCTLRDPNETVLIYISGNAIVTDQRELFLPCRNTSRSHLEQTAYSLSELKAELESCPARQQTVILDCCFSGTFAKDMIAPEDFSAIAESFVSPSRALLTSPISIEYSAKHKSNRNSTYTQLIIDAFETGMADGAANQPMRGEINVTELHAYIATRLQDSLPALSPTLHSQEQGYFIQLVNAPYLNFRQEAMSLASQGEISIVGHNILEALRIKEGIPENIANAIREDALLPHRQQAEKQRQYENIREQVSQRESPLSDNTQAELMQLRQLYGLQDNPLVTQPLPVDSANATLAPLPTEIEVPVEASVEAPVENEIPVEAPTTGDRLTQFLRNRRILRSSDEAVEPATDPASRFLQERNISPELVRLGLASLAVLALFGAVLWALFQPFPNSRPQIATADGWFEEGIRKSKEGNHNAAIAAYTEALNLSPTPANRAANLYYNRGVEYAKNSNFDQAFADYNEAIRLDPKLADAYFNRANIAAKRGDRSSAIKDYRAAARLYQAQNARNLQQNAQNAIRALEQPAT; this is encoded by the coding sequence ATGACAGAAGCACTACTCATCGGCATTGGTCAGTACGATGATGCCAATTTGCAGCCCCTGGCAGCACCCGATCGCGATGTTGCTGCTCTGCAAGAACTCCTTCGCCGTCCTGATATTGGCGCAAGTCGTACCGATGAGGTCACGGTTCTCAATCATCCAACCCTCCAGCAGATTCGAGACACGATCGAGACATTCTGCACGCTGCGTGACCCGAACGAAACGGTTTTAATTTACATTTCGGGTAACGCCATCGTCACTGATCAAAGAGAACTGTTTCTGCCTTGTCGCAATACGTCGCGATCGCATTTAGAACAAACAGCCTACTCTCTGTCTGAACTCAAAGCCGAACTTGAGTCCTGTCCGGCTCGCCAGCAAACTGTGATTCTCGATTGCTGCTTCAGCGGCACGTTTGCCAAAGACATGATCGCCCCCGAAGACTTTAGTGCGATCGCCGAATCCTTCGTCAGTCCAAGCCGTGCCTTGCTGACTTCTCCGATCTCGATCGAGTACTCTGCCAAACACAAATCGAATCGCAATTCAACCTATACCCAATTGATCATTGATGCGTTTGAAACAGGGATGGCAGACGGTGCAGCGAACCAACCGATGCGAGGCGAAATTAATGTCACCGAGCTTCATGCTTACATTGCGACCCGTCTACAAGATAGCTTGCCTGCTCTATCCCCAACTCTACACAGCCAAGAGCAAGGCTATTTCATACAACTTGTGAATGCGCCTTATCTGAACTTCCGTCAAGAAGCAATGAGCCTAGCAAGTCAAGGAGAAATCTCGATCGTCGGGCACAACATTTTAGAAGCGCTCCGGATCAAAGAAGGCATTCCCGAAAATATTGCGAATGCGATTCGAGAGGATGCGTTACTTCCGCATCGTCAGCAAGCTGAGAAACAGCGCCAGTATGAAAACATCCGCGAACAAGTCAGTCAGCGCGAGTCTCCGTTAAGCGACAATACTCAAGCTGAGTTAATGCAACTGCGGCAACTGTACGGGCTGCAAGACAACCCGTTAGTCACACAACCGCTGCCAGTAGATTCAGCAAATGCAACGCTTGCCCCCCTCCCCACAGAAATCGAAGTCCCTGTCGAAGCATCGGTCGAAGCTCCTGTGGAGAATGAGATTCCCGTCGAAGCTCCGACGACTGGCGATCGATTGACTCAATTTCTCAGAAATCGTCGAATTTTGCGATCGTCGGATGAAGCAGTCGAACCTGCAACTGATCCAGCCTCGCGGTTTCTGCAAGAGCGCAATATTTCTCCAGAATTAGTGCGGCTTGGACTAGCAAGCTTAGCGGTACTGGCTCTCTTTGGGGCAGTGCTTTGGGCGTTGTTCCAACCTTTCCCAAATTCGCGTCCTCAAATTGCGACTGCAGATGGCTGGTTTGAGGAAGGCATTCGCAAGTCGAAAGAGGGCAATCACAATGCTGCGATCGCAGCTTATACCGAAGCGCTCAATCTCAGTCCCACCCCTGCGAATCGTGCTGCGAATCTTTACTACAACCGAGGAGTCGAATACGCGAAGAATAGCAACTTTGATCAAGCGTTTGCAGACTATAACGAAGCAATCCGGCTCGATCCGAAATTAGCAGATGCTTACTTTAATCGAGCAAACATTGCAGCAAAAAGAGGCGATCGCAGTTCTGCGATTAAAGACTATCGCGCAGCAGCTCGACTCTATCAAGCTCAAAATGCAAGAAATCTTCAGCAGAATGCCCAGAATGCAATTCGCGCATTAGAACAGCCTGCGACTTAA
- the bioB gene encoding biotin synthase BioB has translation MISAVHTRDRIAQIYHQPFPDLLFEAQQVHREHHDPRAIQFCTLGNIKSGACPEDCGYCAQSVHHNTGLKPEPLMQLDAVLEEARAAKAGGSTRFCMGAAWREVKDGSQFDRVLDMVRQVAALDLEVCCTLGMLKPHQAQQLKEAGLTAYNHNLDTSEEYYDKIITTRTYQDRLETIRAVSEAGISVCCGGIVGLGETIDDRLSLLETLTKLNPPPESIPINALIPIDGTPLEAAKPIDAIALVRMVATTRILFPKAMVRLSAGRTEMSDELQAMCFFAGANSIFTGAKLLTAPNPERSHDEELILDRLGMIPKPL, from the coding sequence ATGATTTCTGCTGTTCACACGCGCGATCGCATTGCCCAGATTTATCACCAGCCTTTTCCAGACTTGTTATTTGAGGCGCAGCAGGTACACCGCGAACATCATGATCCGCGGGCGATTCAGTTTTGTACGCTTGGCAATATTAAGAGTGGGGCTTGTCCGGAAGATTGCGGCTATTGCGCTCAGAGTGTGCATCACAATACAGGCTTGAAGCCGGAACCTTTGATGCAACTCGATGCGGTTCTCGAAGAAGCACGAGCCGCAAAAGCAGGAGGTTCGACTCGGTTCTGTATGGGTGCGGCTTGGCGAGAAGTGAAAGATGGATCACAGTTCGATCGCGTTCTCGACATGGTGAGACAAGTGGCAGCCTTGGATTTAGAAGTGTGCTGCACGTTGGGAATGCTCAAACCGCATCAGGCTCAACAACTGAAAGAAGCGGGACTCACGGCGTACAATCACAATCTCGATACTTCTGAGGAGTATTACGACAAAATTATTACGACTCGGACGTATCAAGATCGGCTAGAGACGATTCGCGCTGTCAGTGAGGCAGGAATTTCCGTCTGTTGTGGTGGAATTGTCGGATTGGGTGAAACGATCGACGATCGCTTATCGCTCCTCGAAACTCTCACCAAATTAAATCCGCCTCCTGAATCGATTCCCATTAATGCACTGATTCCAATCGATGGCACGCCCTTAGAAGCTGCGAAACCGATTGACGCGATCGCGCTCGTTCGGATGGTCGCGACAACTCGGATTCTCTTTCCAAAGGCAATGGTAAGGCTGTCTGCGGGTCGGACTGAAATGAGTGATGAATTGCAGGCGATGTGTTTCTTTGCAGGGGCAAATTCAATCTTTACGGGTGCGAAGTTGTTAACAGCACCAAACCCAGAGCGATCGCACGATGAAGAATTAATTCTCGATCGATTAGGAATGATTCCAAAACCGCTTTAG
- a CDS encoding biotin transporter BioY, whose amino-acid sequence MMTRTPSRQRPPVRPKRFRITLTDMLWALIGLMLTIGGTLLRATIAGAPWAWTPQAVPLHFLGTSYQIGAVLLIGCLGGKNAAVMSQIAYLALGLAGFPVFSQGGGIQYMSSPGFGYLLGFVPAAWICGYLAFRVPPRLESLAFSGLCGVVVIHAIGILYLIFGSIFRWINFGEQSLWQAFLSYSVNLLPGQMAVTCSVAVLAFVLRRVMFY is encoded by the coding sequence ATGATGACCCGAACCCCCTCCCGCCAACGTCCTCCGGTTCGTCCTAAACGATTTCGGATCACGCTCACCGACATGCTGTGGGCACTGATTGGGCTGATGTTGACGATTGGTGGAACCTTGCTTCGAGCCACGATCGCAGGCGCACCCTGGGCATGGACACCCCAAGCGGTTCCCCTCCACTTTTTAGGAACTAGCTATCAGATTGGAGCCGTTTTACTGATTGGCTGTTTGGGAGGGAAAAATGCAGCCGTCATGTCGCAGATTGCTTACCTCGCTCTGGGACTTGCTGGATTTCCCGTCTTTTCCCAAGGCGGCGGCATTCAGTATATGAGTTCACCCGGATTTGGATATTTGCTCGGATTTGTCCCGGCAGCTTGGATTTGCGGATATCTCGCTTTTCGGGTGCCCCCGCGCTTGGAATCACTCGCTTTTAGTGGATTGTGTGGAGTCGTCGTGATTCATGCGATCGGGATTCTGTATTTAATTTTCGGATCGATATTCCGCTGGATCAATTTCGGCGAACAGTCGCTGTGGCAGGCTTTTCTCTCCTATTCGGTTAATTTGTTGCCCGGACAAATGGCAGTCACGTGCTCGGTTGCTGTCTTGGCGTTTGTGCTCCGACGGGTGATGTTTTACTAA